One region of Thermodesulfovibrio thiophilus DSM 17215 genomic DNA includes:
- the glp gene encoding gephyrin-like molybdotransferase Glp, with protein MLDKKYLLPEDAIRIILEQISFRCLPSETMPIEETYDRVTAEDVLSQEDLPGFERSTVDGFAVRSSDTFGARESSPAYLTIKGDIPMGAIPDFSLSNGEAASIATGGMLPAGADAVVMIEHVNIVSENMIEILRAVSPGENVIFRDEDTKTGEVVIKAGHKLKPQDIGALAGLGITELQVIKKPVVSIILTGDEIIPHTEKNTLGKVRDVNSFTLAGLTMQCGGIPLKMGIVRDDYTAIKEITKKAHEISDVVLITGGTSAGIKDLTAKIIDELGLPGVLFHGASIKPGKPVIGGLCNSKPVFGLPGHPVAVYICFELFVKPVLNQMLGLTDKIFKNIIKARIARSIHSQAGREDFIRVHLEEKNGEIWADPLLSKSGLIMSLVKADGVLRIPSDLLGVEEGEEVSVIIID; from the coding sequence ATGCTTGATAAAAAATATCTGCTTCCAGAAGATGCTATCAGGATTATTCTTGAACAAATTTCTTTTAGATGCCTCCCATCTGAAACAATGCCTATTGAAGAGACATATGATAGAGTTACTGCTGAGGATGTTCTTTCACAAGAAGACCTTCCGGGATTTGAGCGTTCAACTGTTGATGGCTTTGCAGTGAGGTCATCTGATACATTTGGTGCCAGAGAAAGCTCACCAGCTTATCTCACAATCAAAGGAGATATACCCATGGGGGCTATCCCTGACTTTAGCCTGTCCAATGGTGAAGCCGCTTCAATAGCTACCGGGGGTATGCTTCCTGCTGGAGCAGATGCGGTTGTTATGATTGAGCATGTAAACATAGTATCTGAGAACATGATTGAAATTTTGCGAGCTGTATCTCCTGGGGAAAATGTAATATTTAGAGACGAGGATACAAAAACTGGAGAAGTTGTAATAAAAGCAGGACATAAACTGAAGCCTCAGGATATTGGAGCTCTTGCAGGACTGGGAATTACAGAACTGCAGGTGATAAAAAAGCCTGTTGTTTCAATAATTCTCACTGGAGATGAAATAATTCCTCATACAGAGAAAAACACACTGGGTAAAGTAAGAGATGTTAATTCTTTTACTCTTGCAGGATTAACAATGCAGTGCGGAGGCATACCATTAAAAATGGGAATTGTACGAGATGATTACACTGCGATAAAGGAGATTACAAAAAAAGCTCATGAAATCAGTGATGTTGTTCTTATAACAGGTGGAACTTCTGCTGGCATTAAAGATCTAACAGCAAAAATTATTGATGAACTAGGGTTGCCAGGAGTTCTTTTTCACGGAGCATCAATAAAACCTGGCAAACCTGTTATCGGAGGACTCTGCAATAGCAAGCCTGTTTTTGGACTTCCAGGTCATCCTGTTGCTGTGTATATATGCTTTGAACTTTTTGTAAAACCTGTGCTCAATCAGATGCTCGGGTTAACGGATAAAATATTTAAAAACATTATAAAGGCAAGGATAGCACGCAGTATTCACTCTCAGGCTGGACGAGAGGATTTCATAAGAGTTCATCTTGAAGAAAAAAATGGTGAAATATGGGCAGATCCTCTTTTGAGTAAATCTGGACTGATAATGAGCCTTGTAAAGGCTGATGGTGTTCTTCGCATTCCTTCAGACCTTCTTGGAGTTGAAGAAGGCGAAGAAGTTTCTGTCATAATTATAGATTAG
- a CDS encoding NAD(P)-binding domain-containing protein translates to MRRLLVAIIGAGPAGIAAAVELKAAGIKDVAIFEKAGHFCSTIRRLYPEGKRVDKYYKGININSEGVCSFETETKEQFLERMARYINDYQIEINYNIEINGLERRENFYIIKAGTYPVAEAYVVIIATGVFDRPKKPPYPIPEEIKNRIFFEIPKELPEDEKILIVGGGNTAAELACILAGKCDVYLSYRRPEFFRINEENLKELEQRKDYITFFMGTEIKGLEPANDAVRVVFNNGHTEVFSKVFYCLGGSTPKNFLEKMGVRIKDSLPEIDEFGETNLERVFLVGDVAVKRGSILYAFHMAHISVRRIIEKYLKNFTRQPVWKS, encoded by the coding sequence ATGAGAAGATTATTAGTTGCTATAATTGGTGCAGGTCCTGCAGGCATTGCTGCTGCAGTTGAATTAAAAGCAGCTGGGATAAAAGATGTTGCTATTTTTGAAAAAGCAGGTCATTTTTGTTCTACTATAAGGAGGCTCTATCCTGAAGGCAAAAGGGTGGATAAATATTACAAAGGCATCAATATCAATTCAGAAGGAGTTTGTTCGTTTGAAACAGAAACAAAGGAACAATTTCTTGAAAGAATGGCAAGATACATTAATGATTATCAGATAGAAATCAATTACAATATAGAGATCAATGGATTAGAAAGGCGTGAAAATTTTTATATTATCAAAGCAGGAACATATCCAGTTGCTGAAGCTTATGTTGTTATTATTGCTACAGGTGTTTTTGATAGACCAAAAAAGCCACCGTATCCAATTCCTGAAGAAATAAAAAATAGAATTTTTTTTGAAATTCCGAAAGAATTACCAGAGGATGAAAAAATATTGATTGTGGGCGGGGGAAATACAGCTGCTGAATTAGCATGTATTTTAGCAGGAAAGTGTGATGTATATTTATCTTATCGAAGACCTGAATTTTTTAGAATTAATGAAGAAAACCTCAAAGAGCTTGAACAAAGAAAAGATTATATAACTTTTTTTATGGGTACGGAAATAAAAGGATTAGAACCTGCAAATGATGCAGTAAGAGTTGTTTTCAACAATGGGCATACTGAGGTATTTTCGAAAGTTTTTTACTGTCTGGGTGGCAGCACTCCAAAAAACTTTCTTGAGAAAATGGGAGTTCGTATTAAAGATTCTTTACCTGAAATTGACGAATTTGGAGAAACCAATCTTGAAAGAGTATTTCTTGTCGGTGATGTAGCTGTAAAAAGAGGAAGCATACTCTATGCATTTCATATGGCTCATATATCAGTAAGAAGAATTATAGAAAAATATTTAAAAAACTTTACTCGACAGCCTGTCTGGAAATCTTAA
- the mltG gene encoding endolytic transglycosylase MltG, giving the protein MKFWKSLVVVFMLYICFFSIYVAIVLEKPLKIHKDIEVYIPKGASFYAIASTFKDKGLIKDEHVFIIAGKLLGIEKKARAGYYLITKDMTMLDILKKLLEGRIIEYKLTVIEGDSLYEIADKLAQINPEFKQALWNLATDPAFLSSMNIQAPSIEGYLFPSVYEIPKGMNINEILTMMIKKFWQVYNEELRKQTEKMGWTVNEVVTLASIIEKEAKVEEEKPLISAVYHNRLRIGMPLQADPTAIYGVKRYKTGVTKKDLKNKSPYNTYIIKKLPPGPIACPGLKSILAALYPAKVPYLYFVSKGDGTHEFSVDYQAHISAINMLRGNKSDE; this is encoded by the coding sequence ATGAAATTCTGGAAGTCTCTTGTAGTTGTTTTCATGCTATATATTTGTTTTTTCAGCATTTATGTAGCAATAGTTCTTGAAAAACCTCTGAAAATTCATAAAGACATAGAAGTTTACATTCCAAAAGGTGCGAGTTTTTATGCAATAGCATCAACTTTCAAAGACAAAGGTCTTATAAAAGACGAGCATGTGTTTATAATCGCTGGCAAACTGCTTGGCATAGAAAAAAAGGCAAGGGCTGGTTATTATCTGATTACAAAAGATATGACAATGCTTGATATTTTAAAGAAATTACTCGAAGGCAGAATAATTGAGTATAAATTGACTGTTATAGAGGGAGATAGTCTTTATGAAATAGCTGATAAACTTGCACAGATTAATCCTGAATTTAAACAGGCACTATGGAATCTTGCTACTGATCCAGCTTTCTTGAGTTCCATGAATATACAGGCACCAAGCATAGAAGGTTATTTATTTCCTTCTGTCTATGAGATTCCTAAAGGAATGAATATAAATGAAATATTGACAATGATGATTAAAAAATTCTGGCAGGTATATAATGAAGAATTAAGAAAACAAACAGAAAAAATGGGGTGGACTGTAAATGAAGTTGTAACACTTGCATCAATAATTGAGAAAGAAGCAAAGGTTGAAGAGGAAAAGCCTTTAATTTCAGCAGTTTATCATAATAGGCTCAGGATTGGAATGCCTCTACAGGCAGATCCAACAGCAATTTATGGGGTAAAAAGATACAAAACTGGTGTTACGAAAAAGGACCTTAAAAATAAATCTCCATACAACACTTATATAATCAAAAAACTTCCACCAGGACCTATTGCATGTCCGGGGTTAAAATCAATTCTTGCTGCCTTATATCCTGCAAAAGTGCCTTATCTTTATTTTGTTTCCAAAGGCGACGGTACTCATGAATTCTCCGTTGATTATCAGGCTCATATTTCAGCTATCAATATGTTAAGAGGAAATAAGAGTGATGAATAA
- the thiE gene encoding thiamine phosphate synthase, whose product MNFKFYLISDRKLFSSEESFLNAVDTALKTGIKAFQLREKDMTTREFYFLAKKLREITRRNDALFFINDRVDVAMAVEADGVHLPQNGLPPDIVKKVWKDKFLIGVSTHSLKEAIESSEWADFITFGPVFYTPSKSQYGEPLGVEILKKVKSKVRCPVFAVGGIKHDNMKTVFSHCDGVALISGILAQSNIEEAVKQYLKILGE is encoded by the coding sequence ATGAACTTTAAATTCTATCTTATAAGTGACAGAAAGCTTTTTTCATCAGAAGAGTCCTTTCTTAATGCTGTTGACACTGCTTTAAAAACAGGCATAAAAGCTTTCCAATTGAGAGAAAAAGACATGACCACCAGAGAGTTTTATTTTCTTGCCAAAAAATTAAGGGAGATTACGAGGCGAAATGATGCTTTATTTTTTATAAATGACAGGGTTGATGTTGCTATGGCAGTTGAGGCAGATGGAGTGCATCTCCCACAGAATGGATTACCTCCGGATATTGTAAAAAAAGTTTGGAAAGATAAATTTTTAATAGGCGTTTCAACTCACTCACTTAAAGAAGCTATCGAATCCTCGGAATGGGCTGATTTTATAACTTTTGGTCCGGTTTTTTACACTCCTTCAAAGTCTCAATATGGTGAACCTCTCGGAGTTGAAATCTTAAAAAAAGTTAAATCAAAAGTCAGATGCCCTGTTTTCGCAGTTGGAGGAATCAAACATGATAATATGAAAACTGTTTTTTCACACTGTGATGGAGTTGCATTGATAAGCGGCATTCTTGCTCAATCAAATATCGAAGAAGCTGTTAAACAATATTTAAAAATTTTAGGAGAATAA
- a CDS encoding metallophosphoesterase codes for MKAGVISDTHDNMENIRKALKIFNENSVKAILHGGDFVSPFTWRVFKNFDGEFYGVFGNNDGDRVLLKKMYGDRIQPQIRMIEIEGRKIALMHEPQMIDALAQSGNFDIVIYGHTHEVDIHKINNTLIINPGEACGWLYGKATVVLLNLDDLKPELIAL; via the coding sequence ATGAAAGCAGGAGTTATATCTGACACACATGACAATATGGAAAATATAAGGAAAGCTTTAAAAATTTTCAATGAAAACAGTGTAAAAGCAATACTTCACGGTGGAGATTTTGTTTCTCCGTTCACATGGCGAGTTTTTAAGAATTTTGATGGTGAGTTTTACGGAGTGTTTGGAAACAATGATGGAGACAGAGTTCTTTTAAAAAAAATGTATGGAGACAGAATTCAGCCTCAGATAAGAATGATTGAAATCGAAGGAAGGAAAATCGCGTTGATGCATGAACCTCAGATGATTGATGCACTTGCTCAATCAGGTAATTTTGATATTGTCATTTATGGGCATACTCATGAGGTTGATATTCACAAAATAAACAATACATTGATTATAAATCCTGGAGAGGCATGTGGCTGGCTTTATGGAAAAGCAACAGTGGTGCTTTTAAATCTTGATGACTTAAAGCCAGAGTTGATCGCTCTTTAA
- the thiC gene encoding phosphomethylpyrimidine synthase ThiC has protein sequence MTMTRIQLAKKGIITEEMKQVAMEEDISPDALAELIVSGKAVITRNKERNIKPLGIGKGLRTKINANIGTSKDKTDIKEELEKLQISVKYGADAVMDLSTGGPLKEMRKSIIEHSPVSLGTVPIYEVAVRAIEKYGSIVKMTVDDIFEVIEQHAMDGVDFITVHCGVTMKIVEMLKKGHRVLPIVSRGGSILADWICRNERENPLYEYFDRLIDIAKKYDLTLSLGDGMRPGCLADATDKYQILELITIGKLKDIAVSEGVQCIIEGPGHLPLNHVETNIKLQKHICKESPFYVLGPLVTDCAMGYDHIAAAIGGAIAGYYGADFLCYVTPSEHIRLPDKEDVKEGVIASKIAAHAADLAKGNPKAWERDKKMADCRRNFDWQGQISLCFNPDKVKAMREERPPVKDEQVCSMCGEFCAIKISRQAVE, from the coding sequence ATAACCATGACAAGAATACAATTAGCCAAAAAAGGCATTATAACTGAAGAGATGAAACAGGTGGCAATGGAAGAGGATATTTCACCAGATGCTCTGGCAGAGCTTATTGTTTCAGGAAAGGCTGTAATAACAAGGAATAAAGAAAGAAATATAAAGCCTCTTGGGATAGGAAAAGGATTAAGAACAAAAATAAATGCAAACATAGGCACATCAAAAGATAAAACTGATATTAAAGAGGAGCTTGAAAAACTTCAGATTTCAGTTAAATACGGAGCTGATGCTGTTATGGACCTGTCAACAGGAGGGCCTCTAAAAGAGATGAGGAAATCGATTATTGAACATTCTCCTGTAAGTCTGGGCACTGTTCCAATTTATGAAGTTGCTGTCAGAGCAATTGAAAAATATGGGAGCATTGTTAAAATGACAGTTGATGATATATTTGAGGTAATTGAACAGCATGCAATGGATGGTGTTGATTTCATAACTGTTCACTGTGGCGTAACAATGAAAATAGTTGAAATGCTTAAAAAGGGACATAGAGTTTTACCAATTGTAAGCAGAGGTGGTTCAATACTTGCCGACTGGATTTGTCGGAATGAAAGAGAAAATCCATTATATGAATATTTTGATAGACTCATTGATATTGCAAAAAAATATGATTTGACTCTTAGTCTTGGCGATGGAATGAGACCTGGATGTCTGGCTGATGCTACAGACAAATATCAAATCCTTGAACTCATAACAATAGGAAAACTGAAAGATATTGCAGTATCAGAAGGTGTTCAATGTATTATTGAAGGACCTGGGCATCTTCCACTCAATCATGTTGAGACAAATATCAAACTTCAGAAACATATCTGCAAAGAGTCTCCATTTTATGTTCTTGGTCCTCTTGTTACAGATTGTGCCATGGGATATGACCATATTGCAGCGGCAATTGGAGGCGCGATTGCTGGTTATTATGGTGCAGATTTTCTCTGCTATGTCACACCTTCTGAACACATAAGACTTCCTGATAAAGAAGATGTGAAAGAGGGAGTGATTGCTTCAAAGATAGCTGCACATGCTGCGGATCTTGCCAAGGGAAATCCAAAAGCATGGGAAAGAGACAAAAAAATGGCTGATTGTAGAAGAAACTTTGACTGGCAGGGACAGATCTCATTATGTTTTAATCCTGACAAAGTAAAGGCAATGCGTGAGGAAAGGCCTCCTGTTAAGGATGAGCAGGTATGTAGTATGTGTGGAGAATTTTGTGCTATTAAGATTTCCAGACAGGCTGTCGAGTAA
- a CDS encoding Hsp20/alpha crystallin family protein has translation MARKETKDVARIEPSIMAPFEEIDRLFDEFMRRPFSIFGSLMPRLRAEAEVISPAVDIYEEGDHLVVKAELPGINKEDIDVKITDDYITISGEKKKEEKVEQKDYYRYERSYGSFSRTFTLPVDVDIDKAQAKFENGVLEIRIPKTEEAKTKERKLQIE, from the coding sequence ATGGCAAGAAAAGAAACAAAAGATGTAGCAAGAATTGAACCTTCAATCATGGCTCCTTTTGAAGAAATTGACCGTCTTTTTGATGAATTTATGAGAAGACCTTTTTCTATTTTTGGTTCACTTATGCCAAGATTAAGGGCTGAAGCCGAGGTAATATCCCCTGCTGTAGACATATATGAAGAGGGTGATCATCTGGTTGTAAAAGCAGAGCTTCCTGGTATAAACAAAGAAGATATTGATGTAAAAATAACTGATGACTATATCACCATTTCTGGCGAGAAAAAGAAGGAAGAGAAAGTAGAACAAAAAGATTACTACAGATATGAGCGTTCTTATGGTTCCTTCTCAAGAACATTCACGCTTCCAGTGGATGTTGATATAGATAAAGCTCAGGCAAAGTTTGAAAACGGTGTGCTTGAGATAAGAATTCCAAAAACAGAAGAAGCAAAGACAAAAGAAAGAAAACTTCAGATCGAGTAA
- a CDS encoding thiazole synthase, whose protein sequence is MDDKLIIRGIEFNSRLWVGTGKYKSFEETTLAIEASGADVVTVAVRRVNIIDRSKENLLDYIDPRKYKILPNTAGCYTVEEALRYARLAREAGVSDMVKLEVIGDDKTLFPDVCGLLKATEILAKEGFIVFPYTNDDPITAKRLADAGAAAVMPLGAPIGSGLGIRNPYNIKIILETVNLPVIVDAGVGTASDVAIAMELGCDAVLVNTAIAGAKNPVMMAEALKHAWIAGRLAYKSGRIPKKLYASASSPLEGMLT, encoded by the coding sequence ATGGATGATAAACTCATAATCAGAGGCATTGAGTTTAACTCAAGGCTCTGGGTTGGCACTGGCAAATATAAAAGTTTTGAGGAAACTACTCTTGCTATTGAAGCATCTGGAGCCGATGTTGTAACAGTTGCAGTTAGAAGAGTAAATATTATTGATCGTTCAAAGGAAAATTTGCTTGACTACATTGATCCAAGGAAATATAAAATTCTTCCAAATACAGCAGGATGTTACACTGTAGAAGAAGCTTTAAGATATGCCAGATTGGCTCGAGAAGCAGGAGTTTCAGATATGGTAAAACTTGAAGTTATAGGAGACGACAAAACACTATTTCCGGATGTATGCGGACTGCTTAAGGCAACAGAAATTCTTGCCAAAGAAGGATTTATAGTATTCCCCTACACAAACGATGACCCGATAACTGCAAAACGCCTTGCAGATGCTGGAGCAGCAGCAGTTATGCCACTGGGTGCTCCAATAGGCTCAGGACTGGGTATAAGAAACCCATATAATATTAAAATAATTCTTGAAACAGTTAATTTGCCTGTAATAGTTGATGCAGGAGTTGGAACTGCCTCGGATGTTGCAATAGCAATGGAGCTTGGTTGTGATGCGGTGTTAGTAAATACTGCAATTGCTGGAGCTAAAAATCCAGTAATGATGGCAGAAGCTCTAAAACATGCCTGGATTGCAGGCAGACTTGCTTATAAATCCGGAAGGATTCCTAAAAAACTATATGCTTCTGCCAGTTCACCACTTGAAGGAATGCTCACATGA
- a CDS encoding radical SAM protein has protein sequence MEFIPAYLKFSDNEFKKKIEYFFDIIRKCGLCPRNCGVDRTAGKRGACRVLDKAYISSWGPHFGEEAPLVGQYGSGTIFFGFCNLACVYCQNWTISHLGEGEEVSYEDLASIMLYLQNSGCHNVNLVTPTHQIPQILKSLYIAREKGLKIPIVYNSGGYEAIESLKNLDGIIDIYMPDFKYGDSSLAEKYSKIKNYVEIAKQALIEMHRQVGDLIINQDGVAIRGLIVRHLVLPNNIAGTEDVLNFISKISKNTYINIMNQYRPCWQADEYPELNRRITKKEFDDAIRIALKYGLTRIDCWLYLKSDQLWL, from the coding sequence ATGGAATTTATTCCTGCATACCTTAAATTTTCAGATAATGAGTTTAAAAAAAAGATCGAATATTTTTTTGACATAATCAGAAAATGCGGTCTCTGTCCAAGAAACTGCGGTGTTGATAGAACAGCTGGTAAAAGAGGAGCCTGTAGGGTGCTTGATAAAGCATATATTTCAAGTTGGGGACCACATTTTGGAGAGGAAGCTCCTCTTGTTGGACAATATGGCTCTGGAACAATCTTTTTTGGCTTCTGTAATTTAGCCTGCGTATACTGCCAAAACTGGACAATAAGCCATCTTGGAGAGGGTGAAGAGGTCTCTTATGAAGATCTTGCTTCTATTATGCTTTATCTTCAGAATTCAGGCTGCCACAATGTAAACCTCGTTACTCCAACCCATCAGATTCCTCAAATACTTAAATCACTTTATATTGCAAGAGAAAAAGGTTTAAAAATTCCAATTGTTTATAACTCTGGAGGATATGAAGCTATTGAAAGCTTGAAAAATCTTGATGGAATAATTGATATTTATATGCCTGATTTTAAATATGGAGACAGCAGTCTTGCAGAAAAATACTCGAAGATTAAAAACTATGTAGAAATTGCAAAACAGGCATTGATAGAGATGCACAGACAGGTTGGTGACTTGATTATCAATCAAGATGGAGTTGCAATTCGTGGGTTAATTGTAAGGCATCTTGTTTTACCGAACAATATAGCAGGCACAGAGGATGTTTTAAATTTTATTTCAAAAATTTCCAAAAATACTTACATAAACATAATGAATCAGTACAGACCATGCTGGCAGGCTGATGAATATCCTGAACTCAATAGAAGAATCACAAAAAAAGAGTTTGATGATGCAATCAGGATTGCTCTTAAATATGGACTAACAAGAATTGACTGTTGGCTCTATTTAAAGAGCGATCAACTCTGGCTTTAA
- a CDS encoding segregation and condensation protein A — protein sequence MFINQSEILNNHILQVALPVFEGPLDLLFYLIKQNKIDIYDIPIALITKQYLAYLDIMKELDINIASEFLLMASTLIYIKSKMLLPKPEQQDDEDDPRQELVDQLIEYQQFKEASKALKERYNVWSKAYPRKTSNEEEFSIQELSIFDLLTAIKKIFDKPAPKIYIPQETVRVEEKIEEILNVLNLKKSVVFDELFNPGVTKLEIIVTFLALLELLRLKIVKAYQEKPFGGILINMEDNNESRSYI from the coding sequence ATGTTCATAAACCAATCAGAGATATTGAATAACCATATACTTCAGGTGGCTTTACCTGTATTTGAAGGACCTCTTGATTTGCTTTTTTATCTGATAAAGCAAAATAAAATTGATATTTATGATATTCCGATAGCTCTTATCACCAAGCAGTATCTTGCATATCTTGATATTATGAAAGAACTTGACATTAATATTGCCTCAGAGTTTCTTCTTATGGCATCCACTCTGATTTATATTAAATCAAAAATGTTGCTTCCCAAACCAGAGCAACAAGATGATGAAGATGATCCCAGGCAGGAGCTTGTTGATCAATTAATCGAATACCAGCAGTTTAAAGAAGCATCGAAAGCTCTAAAAGAACGTTATAATGTATGGTCAAAAGCCTATCCAAGAAAAACCTCGAATGAAGAAGAGTTTTCAATTCAGGAACTCAGCATATTTGACCTATTAACAGCCATTAAAAAAATTTTTGACAAACCTGCGCCAAAGATATATATTCCACAGGAAACTGTCAGGGTTGAAGAAAAAATTGAGGAAATTCTGAATGTATTGAATTTAAAAAAATCAGTTGTTTTTGATGAACTCTTCAATCCAGGAGTTACAAAGCTTGAAATTATAGTAACATTTCTCGCATTACTGGAGCTGTTAAGACTCAAGATTGTTAAAGCTTATCAGGAAAAACCTTTTGGTGGAATCTTAATAAATATGGAGGATAACAATGAAAGCAGGAGTTATATCTGA
- a CDS encoding NAD-dependent epimerase/dehydratase family protein, with product MLKLLITGATGFVGRYVVTQALQKGYDIHLIVRNYQKAIALFGKEIKTYQIDDLTQKTQLAKIIENISPQYVINLIGIIKEIKSQAVTFEKVHYEYSKCLFEVLKDYSAVKVIHMSALGVDEKAPSRYHKTKLMAEKELIKSGIPFVIIRPSFIIGPEQLLFVKLKSILKKTPVLLFPDIHNYFFQPVDVRDVATCFLNAIEHEENEIFELCGDQKVSLKDMVKDFIKTVGGKVLFIAIPGLFLKLFATEQYKMMWKDNICGHSIDALSMQKILGRQPIPYKEQIKWAAKF from the coding sequence ATGTTAAAACTTCTTATTACAGGTGCAACAGGATTTGTCGGACGATATGTTGTAACCCAGGCATTACAAAAAGGTTATGATATTCATCTGATTGTGAGAAATTATCAAAAAGCAATAGCTCTATTTGGAAAAGAAATTAAAACTTACCAAATTGATGACCTGACCCAGAAAACTCAATTAGCAAAAATAATAGAAAACATTAGCCCTCAATATGTTATTAATCTCATAGGAATTATTAAAGAAATAAAATCACAGGCGGTCACTTTTGAAAAAGTGCATTATGAGTATTCAAAGTGTCTTTTTGAAGTTTTAAAGGATTATTCTGCAGTCAAGGTTATCCATATGAGTGCTCTTGGAGTTGATGAAAAAGCTCCTTCCAGATATCATAAAACTAAACTTATGGCTGAAAAGGAGTTGATTAAAAGCGGAATTCCATTTGTGATAATTCGTCCTTCTTTTATTATAGGTCCTGAACAACTACTTTTTGTAAAGCTAAAATCAATTTTAAAGAAGACTCCTGTGTTACTCTTTCCCGATATTCACAATTACTTTTTTCAACCGGTTGACGTAAGAGATGTTGCAACTTGCTTTTTAAATGCAATCGAGCATGAAGAAAATGAAATTTTTGAACTCTGTGGAGATCAAAAAGTAAGTTTGAAAGATATGGTTAAGGATTTTATAAAAACTGTTGGAGGTAAAGTTTTATTTATAGCTATACCCGGATTGTTTCTAAAATTATTTGCAACTGAACAGTATAAAATGATGTGGAAAGATAATATATGCGGACATTCTATAGATGCTTTATCAATGCAAAAAATTTTAGGCAGACAACCAATTCCATATAAAGAACAGATAAAATGGGCAGCTAAATTCTAA
- the selD gene encoding selenide, water dikinase SelD: MLTEKVKAAGUAAKIGPGDLEEILKYISFPSDANLLVGSEDWSDAGIYRLKNDLAIVQSIDFFTPIVDSPYGFGQIAVANALSDIYAVGAKPILALNIVCFPINDMEKSILGEILKGGADKLNEAGALMIGGHSVEDPEIKYGIAATGVVHPEKFVTNRGAKKGDILILTKPIGTGILSTALKGKLLDKTITHLLTQTMSTLNKTASEVMMETGVNACTDITGFGLLGHTLEMARASKVTIKIWKNKVPLLPKVYDFASMGVVPAGGRRNVKYCSKAIDTGNTDPITLDILSDPQTSGGLLMSVPSDKADSLISQLKNKGIQSATAVGEIIEESQGKIIIS, translated from the coding sequence ATGCTTACAGAAAAAGTTAAAGCTGCTGGTTGAGCAGCCAAAATAGGTCCTGGGGACCTGGAGGAAATTTTAAAATACATATCTTTTCCATCAGATGCAAATCTTCTTGTTGGTTCTGAAGACTGGTCTGATGCAGGGATATATCGATTAAAAAATGATCTCGCAATAGTGCAGAGTATCGATTTTTTCACTCCCATTGTTGATAGTCCATATGGGTTCGGACAGATAGCAGTTGCAAATGCATTAAGTGATATCTATGCTGTTGGCGCAAAGCCTATTTTAGCTCTTAATATCGTCTGCTTTCCAATAAATGATATGGAGAAATCGATTCTTGGAGAAATTTTAAAAGGCGGTGCTGATAAACTTAATGAAGCTGGCGCTTTAATGATAGGAGGACACAGCGTAGAAGACCCTGAAATCAAATATGGAATTGCAGCTACAGGAGTTGTTCATCCTGAAAAATTTGTCACAAATAGAGGAGCCAAAAAAGGAGATATTCTAATTCTTACAAAACCTATTGGCACTGGAATTTTATCAACTGCTCTTAAGGGAAAGCTTCTAGATAAAACAATAACACATCTTCTCACTCAAACAATGTCAACATTAAATAAAACAGCATCAGAAGTTATGATGGAAACTGGAGTAAATGCATGTACTGATATTACAGGATTTGGATTATTAGGACATACCCTTGAGATGGCAAGAGCAAGCAAGGTAACGATCAAAATATGGAAGAATAAAGTGCCCTTGCTCCCAAAAGTTTATGATTTTGCCTCCATGGGAGTGGTTCCTGCAGGCGGAAGAAGGAATGTAAAGTACTGTTCAAAAGCAATTGATACTGGCAATACAGACCCTATAACTCTTGATATTCTTTCAGATCCTCAGACATCAGGCGGCCTTCTGATGTCTGTTCCATCAGATAAAGCAGATAGTTTAATTTCACAATTAAAAAATAAAGGAATTCAATCCGCAACAGCAGTAGGCGAAATCATAGAGGAAAGTCAGGGGAAAATTATTATCTCTTGA